A single genomic interval of Sphingobium sp. EM0848 harbors:
- a CDS encoding CDP-alcohol phosphatidyltransferase family protein has protein sequence MTDPLQGASTGLDRIQQNFLADAERKLLTWLCSRMPAWVTPDLLTLLGVIGAFMTFAGYTASNFGSAWLLLAIAGYVVQWFGDSMDGSLARYRHIERPSYGYFIDHSCDGLVVLLILAGMGLSPFVTMDVAMIALAGYLLLSIHAYLSARVLGEFKLSYLSAGPTELRLMLITLTIMMMKLGFGPGLFGSWSGFDIFVGTVGAILIILFIAQTLVTGRRLAQQDSKHR, from the coding sequence ATGACAGATCCATTGCAGGGCGCTTCTACCGGGCTGGACAGAATCCAGCAGAATTTTCTGGCCGATGCCGAGCGGAAGCTCCTCACCTGGCTTTGCAGCCGAATGCCCGCATGGGTAACACCGGATTTATTGACTCTGCTGGGCGTGATCGGTGCGTTCATGACTTTTGCGGGATATACGGCGAGTAATTTCGGCTCCGCATGGCTCCTTCTCGCGATTGCGGGTTACGTCGTACAATGGTTCGGTGACTCGATGGACGGCAGTCTGGCGCGCTATCGCCATATAGAGCGGCCTTCCTATGGTTATTTCATCGATCATAGCTGCGACGGGTTGGTGGTGTTGCTGATCCTGGCGGGGATGGGCCTCAGTCCGTTCGTGACGATGGATGTCGCCATGATCGCACTGGCAGGCTATTTGCTGCTGTCGATCCATGCCTATCTCTCTGCCCGCGTGCTGGGGGAGTTCAAGCTTTCCTACCTCTCGGCCGGTCCGACCGAGCTTCGGCTGATGCTGATCACCTTGACCATCATGATGATGAAACTTGGTTTCGGGCCGGGCCTGTTCGGGTCGTGGTCGGGCTTCGATATTTTCGTGGGAACGGTGGGCGCTATCCTCATCATTCTGTTCATTGCCCAGACGCTTGTGACCGGGCGACGGCTGGCCCAGCAGGACTCCAAGCATAGATAG
- a CDS encoding IS4 family transposase, translated as MSGKAKFSSEAVHSFVDELFGADLHAKRVTSLAKATVGTLQASSLAVSAIGHGLALAQGGLSRHAIKQVDRMLSNDGIDVDALMADWAGYCLGSRTEIAVAMDWTDFDADGHSTLMLSLLTEHGRATPLLWLTVRKAELKERRNHYEYWIVTRLAELLPTEVKVLLVADRGFGDTKLYGVLKDELHFDYVIRFRGNIKVTAAGECRPAKEWLGPSGRARLLREATVTAQGCPVGAVVCVQAKDMKEPWCLATSLTTVTAKTLIDLYSRRWGIECSFRDAKDWRFGMGMSATRVSTPARRDRLWLIAALAIVLLTVLGAAGEAIGYDRHLRTSTTSRRVHSLFRQGVMYYQLIPNMPEERLRPLILQFENLIRHHQLLKRTFGII; from the coding sequence ATGAGCGGCAAGGCGAAGTTTTCTTCTGAGGCGGTGCATTCCTTTGTCGACGAACTTTTTGGCGCGGACCTGCACGCGAAGCGGGTGACATCGCTGGCGAAGGCGACGGTGGGCACGTTGCAGGCGTCGTCGCTGGCGGTGAGCGCGATTGGCCACGGTCTCGCACTGGCCCAGGGAGGGCTGTCGCGTCACGCGATCAAGCAGGTCGACCGGATGCTGTCGAATGACGGGATCGATGTCGACGCGCTGATGGCCGACTGGGCCGGCTATTGCCTGGGTAGCCGCACCGAGATCGCCGTCGCCATGGACTGGACCGACTTCGATGCCGACGGGCACTCGACCCTGATGCTGTCGCTGCTTACCGAGCATGGCCGGGCAACGCCGCTACTGTGGTTGACGGTACGCAAGGCGGAGCTGAAAGAGCGGCGCAATCACTATGAATATTGGATCGTCACCCGGCTTGCCGAGCTCTTGCCGACAGAAGTGAAGGTGCTGCTCGTCGCCGATCGCGGCTTTGGCGACACCAAGCTCTACGGCGTCCTCAAGGACGAGTTGCACTTCGACTATGTCATCCGCTTTCGTGGCAACATCAAGGTGACGGCCGCCGGTGAGTGCCGTCCGGCAAAGGAGTGGCTCGGCCCATCGGGACGTGCCAGGCTGTTGCGCGAGGCCACGGTCACGGCGCAGGGTTGCCCCGTCGGGGCGGTCGTGTGCGTCCAGGCCAAGGATATGAAAGAGCCGTGGTGCCTCGCGACCAGCTTGACCACGGTGACGGCCAAGACCCTCATTGATCTTTACTCGCGGCGCTGGGGCATCGAATGCTCGTTTCGCGATGCCAAGGACTGGCGGTTCGGGATGGGCATGTCGGCAACCCGCGTCTCCACGCCCGCCCGGCGCGACAGGCTGTGGCTGATCGCCGCTCTCGCCATTGTCCTCCTGACCGTGCTCGGCGCCGCCGGCGAGGCCATCGGCTACGACCGCCATCTGCGCACCAGCACGACATCGCGACGCGTGCATTCACTCTTCCGGCAGGGCGTGATGTACTATCAACTCATCCCCAACATGCCCGAGGAAAGACTACGCCCTCTCATCCTACAGTTCGAGAACCTTATCCGCCACCATCAGCTCCTCAAACGGACTTTCGGAATCATTTGA
- a CDS encoding cold-shock protein encodes MPIGTVKFFNADKGYGFIAPEDGGNDSFVHISAVERAGMATLHKDQRLSYEIETDRRGKQSAVNLESL; translated from the coding sequence ATGCCTATCGGCACCGTCAAATTTTTCAATGCAGACAAAGGCTATGGCTTCATCGCGCCCGAAGATGGCGGGAATGACAGCTTCGTGCATATCAGCGCGGTTGAACGCGCAGGCATGGCGACGCTGCACAAGGATCAGCGGCTCAGCTACGAGATCGAAACGGATCGTCGCGGCAAGCAATCTGCGGTGAACCTGGAATCCCTCTGA
- a CDS encoding alginate export family protein gives MQSARSNPAKFGQAFYQTGSISASLAPTAARQSVGASFVHADAGYSFPGPWKPRLSVEFDRASGDRAGGSYGRFDTLFGMRRAELVPAGLYNAVGRANIVTPGMRLEAAPDKRWDWFAVYRAMWLASRTDAFSTTGVRDSSGRSGNFAGHQIEARVRYWIIPSRLRFEFDGVALAKGKFLTEAPNAPSAKWTRYTSFNLTAGF, from the coding sequence GTGCAAAGCGCGCGCTCAAACCCCGCCAAATTTGGGCAAGCCTTTTACCAGACCGGTAGCATCAGCGCATCGCTCGCTCCCACCGCCGCGCGGCAGTCGGTCGGCGCCAGCTTTGTCCATGCCGATGCCGGCTACAGCTTCCCCGGCCCTTGGAAACCGCGCCTGTCGGTCGAGTTCGATCGGGCGAGCGGCGACCGAGCGGGCGGCAGCTATGGCCGGTTCGATACGCTGTTCGGGATGCGTCGTGCTGAGCTTGTCCCGGCTGGGCTTTATAATGCCGTGGGCCGGGCCAATATCGTGACGCCCGGTATGAGGCTGGAGGCGGCGCCCGACAAGCGTTGGGATTGGTTCGCCGTCTATCGGGCCATGTGGCTGGCGTCGCGCACTGACGCCTTTTCGACAACCGGCGTGCGAGACAGCAGCGGGCGATCAGGCAATTTTGCCGGGCATCAGATCGAGGCGCGGGTGCGCTACTGGATCATCCCCTCGCGCCTGCGCTTCGAATTTGATGGCGTGGCGCTCGCCAAGGGGAAGTTCCTGACGGAAGCGCCCAACGCGCCTTCCGCAAAATGGACGCGTTATACCTCGTTCAATCTGACCGCCGGCTTTTGA
- a CDS encoding sulfate ABC transporter substrate-binding protein — MAYAKLPLIIATLSSALLLASCSGRPSGDNGKPRQLINVSYDPTRELYRDVNTAFARSWKASHGQQISFHMSHGGSGKQSRAVIDGLEADVVTLGLAYDIDAIAKRTQLIPADWQARLPDNSSPYTSTIVFLVRRGNPKDIHDWGDLIRPGVQVITPNPKTSGGARWNFLAAWAYGRKAGGSDAAAEHYVAKLFANVPVLDSGARGATTTFAERGIGDVLLAWENEAFLATKEMGAGKFEIIAPSISILAEPPVAVVEGNAKKHGTQQLAQAYLRFLYTPEGQQIVASHFYRPRDLKVATQYAGTFPTMKLVTVDKDFGGWAAAQKRFFDDGGVFDTIFARSRR; from the coding sequence ATGGCCTATGCAAAGCTGCCCCTGATCATAGCCACGCTGTCGAGCGCTCTACTGCTGGCAAGCTGCTCCGGCAGACCCTCAGGTGATAACGGCAAACCCCGCCAGCTTATCAATGTGTCCTACGATCCGACACGCGAGCTCTATCGGGATGTGAACACCGCTTTCGCCCGCTCCTGGAAGGCAAGTCACGGCCAGCAGATCAGCTTCCATATGAGTCATGGCGGATCGGGGAAGCAATCCCGCGCCGTGATCGATGGTCTGGAGGCCGATGTGGTGACGCTGGGCCTTGCCTATGATATCGATGCCATCGCGAAACGGACGCAGCTCATTCCCGCCGATTGGCAGGCAAGGCTTCCGGATAATAGTTCCCCCTACACATCGACGATCGTCTTTCTGGTGCGCAGGGGCAATCCGAAGGACATCCACGACTGGGGTGACCTGATCAGGCCGGGCGTCCAGGTGATTACGCCCAACCCAAAGACCAGCGGCGGCGCCCGTTGGAATTTTCTCGCGGCCTGGGCTTATGGCCGCAAGGCAGGAGGGTCCGACGCGGCGGCCGAGCACTATGTCGCGAAGCTGTTCGCCAATGTCCCCGTCCTCGATTCGGGGGCGCGGGGTGCAACCACCACTTTCGCCGAGCGGGGCATAGGCGATGTCCTGCTGGCCTGGGAAAATGAGGCATTCCTCGCCACTAAGGAAATGGGCGCGGGCAAGTTCGAGATCATCGCCCCCTCCATTTCCATCCTGGCTGAGCCGCCCGTTGCGGTCGTGGAAGGCAATGCGAAGAAACATGGCACGCAGCAACTCGCGCAAGCCTATCTTCGTTTCCTGTACACGCCGGAGGGACAGCAGATCGTCGCCAGCCATTTCTACCGGCCGCGCGACCTTAAGGTAGCGACGCAATATGCCGGCACCTTTCCCACGATGAAACTGGTGACCGTTGACAAGGATTTTGGAGGCT